A single window of Mycolicibacterium aurum DNA harbors:
- a CDS encoding LLM class flavin-dependent oxidoreductase, which yields MVVQPAAFLRTTLPLDLGQLDRLDSGRYHSIWLPDHMVSFWPDSIWTPEFTDLAVASPSPHRHLDGMAVAAAAAVLTENVPLVTSVVDTVRRHPASLAQSALTIDHLSKGRFVLGLGSGESENIVPYGFDFSRPVGRFEEALHVIRLLWDSAGPVDFDGRFFRLRHARLDTEPYEGRVPPIWIGASGPRSLDIAGRYADGWWPAGAWTPDDYAEKLSRVKASAERADRDPDGITPCFIQVCVMGRDEAELAEVLQAPLVKSFLLQVSAQVLDAFGFEHPMGADWGGFHDIDPGALTRERLVDFLDRVEPEMILAMVPHGTPAQVARVVKDYVDAGLRVPKILDYGAMAGLNYAAASARNVADAEDALLSLCGSVE from the coding sequence ATGGTGGTTCAGCCCGCTGCGTTCCTGCGGACCACGCTGCCGCTGGACCTCGGGCAGCTGGACCGGCTCGACAGCGGGCGCTACCACTCCATCTGGTTACCCGACCACATGGTCAGCTTCTGGCCGGACTCGATCTGGACGCCGGAGTTCACCGACCTGGCCGTCGCGTCGCCGTCGCCCCATCGCCACCTCGACGGCATGGCGGTGGCGGCTGCGGCCGCGGTGCTGACCGAGAACGTGCCGCTGGTCACCAGCGTCGTCGACACCGTGCGCCGCCATCCGGCGTCTCTCGCGCAGAGCGCGCTGACCATCGACCATCTCTCCAAGGGCAGGTTCGTGCTCGGGCTCGGCAGCGGAGAGAGTGAGAACATCGTCCCCTACGGCTTCGACTTCAGCCGTCCCGTAGGTCGATTCGAAGAGGCGCTGCACGTGATCCGGTTGCTCTGGGACAGCGCCGGGCCCGTCGACTTCGACGGCCGATTCTTCCGGCTCCGCCACGCCCGGCTCGATACCGAACCCTACGAAGGACGCGTGCCGCCGATCTGGATCGGGGCCAGCGGACCGCGCTCGTTGGACATCGCCGGCCGCTACGCCGACGGATGGTGGCCCGCCGGCGCGTGGACACCGGACGATTACGCCGAAAAGCTCTCGCGGGTCAAGGCTTCCGCGGAGCGCGCGGACCGGGATCCCGACGGGATCACACCGTGCTTCATCCAGGTCTGCGTGATGGGGCGTGACGAAGCCGAACTCGCGGAGGTGCTGCAGGCGCCGTTGGTGAAGTCGTTCTTGCTCCAGGTGTCGGCGCAGGTGTTGGACGCGTTCGGCTTCGAACACCCGATGGGTGCGGACTGGGGCGGTTTCCACGACATCGATCCCGGTGCGCTGACCCGGGAGCGCCTCGTCGACTTTCTCGACCGCGTCGAGCCGGAGATGATCCTGGCGATGGTGCCCCACGGCACGCCCGCGCAGGTGGCCCGAGTGGTCAAGGACTACGTCGACGCGGGCCTGAGGGTACCGAAGATCCTGGACTACGGGGCGATGGCCGGGCTGAACTACGCTGCCGCGTCAGCCCGCAACGTTGCAGATGCAGAGGACGCGTTGTTGTCGTTGTGCGGGAGCGTCGAATGA
- a CDS encoding amidohydrolase family protein, producing the protein MTTTANPRVPAAERIAVRCVDSDVHPAPRTGDLGQYIPEPWRSKYFGTHKVGDQIYYDAPDYAHSYAMRLDTFPPDGEFACSDPDLAFKQLIMEAGADVCILEPAAYPARIPEAQHAMAVALNHWQANHWLDSHNNWHERWRGSICLAIEEPGKSVEEIENWAGHPFMSQILIKAEPRPSWGNPKYDPIWAAATKHDIPVSCHLSRSHYDELPMPPVGLPSYNHDFMVTYSLLAANQVMSLIFDGTFDRHPTLKIVFVEHAFTWILPLMWRMDALYEARKSWCDIKRKPSEYVKDHIKFTTQPLDYPEDKTELTRAFEWMECEKILLFSSDYPHWTFDDPRWLVKHLPEHAREPIMFRNGQATYRNVPETVPALEGQVRVF; encoded by the coding sequence ATGACCACTACCGCCAACCCACGGGTACCCGCCGCCGAACGCATCGCGGTTCGGTGTGTCGACTCCGATGTGCACCCGGCGCCCCGCACCGGCGATCTCGGTCAGTACATCCCCGAGCCGTGGCGCAGTAAGTACTTCGGCACCCACAAGGTGGGCGACCAGATCTACTACGACGCCCCCGACTATGCGCACTCTTATGCGATGCGTCTGGACACTTTCCCGCCCGATGGTGAATTCGCCTGCAGCGATCCCGATCTGGCGTTCAAACAGCTGATCATGGAGGCCGGCGCCGACGTCTGCATCCTGGAACCCGCCGCGTACCCTGCGCGGATTCCCGAGGCGCAGCACGCCATGGCGGTCGCGCTGAACCATTGGCAGGCCAATCACTGGCTCGACAGTCACAACAACTGGCACGAACGCTGGCGCGGTTCGATCTGTCTGGCCATCGAGGAGCCCGGCAAGAGCGTCGAGGAGATCGAGAACTGGGCCGGGCATCCCTTCATGTCGCAGATCCTGATCAAGGCCGAGCCGCGCCCGTCATGGGGCAATCCGAAGTATGACCCGATCTGGGCGGCTGCCACCAAGCACGACATCCCCGTGAGCTGTCACCTGTCGCGCAGCCACTATGACGAGCTGCCCATGCCTCCGGTCGGGCTGCCGAGTTACAACCACGATTTCATGGTCACCTACTCGCTGCTCGCGGCGAACCAGGTCATGAGCCTGATTTTCGACGGGACGTTCGACCGGCATCCGACACTCAAGATCGTGTTCGTGGAGCACGCTTTCACGTGGATCCTGCCCCTGATGTGGCGCATGGACGCGCTGTACGAGGCCCGCAAGTCGTGGTGCGACATCAAGCGCAAGCCCAGCGAGTACGTCAAGGACCACATCAAATTCACCACCCAGCCGCTGGACTACCCCGAGGACAAGACCGAGCTGACGCGGGCGTTCGAGTGGATGGAGTGCGAGAAGATCCTGCTGTTCAGCAGCGACTATCCGCATTGGACCTTCGACGACCCCCGTTGGCTGGTCAAGCACCTGCCCGAGCATGCCCGGGAACCCATCATGTTCCGCAACGGGCAGGCCACCTACCGAAATGTGCCGGAGACCGTGCCTGCGCTCGAGGGTCAGGTTCGGGTCTTCTGA
- a CDS encoding alpha/beta fold hydrolase: MPNKKIEINGGNVVYEILGKEGDFIVLTPGGRFSKDIPGLKPLAKKLVEGGYRVLLWDRPNCGKSDVQFYGQSESHMRAETLQQLVTKLDIGPVILLGGSGGARDSMLTTMLYPELVTKLVVWNIVGGVYGSFVLGSYYIVPSILAVRGAGMKAVAQVSEWQERIAENGDNAARFAAEDPAEFLKLMLRWLNAFVPKPGQTIPGVEDEMFDNITVPTLIIRGGENDLDHPKRTSLEVSCLIRGSKVIDPPWPEDAWERAGEARASGKVKRFNMFDTWVQAAPAILDFLKKST; encoded by the coding sequence TTGCCCAACAAGAAGATCGAGATCAATGGCGGCAATGTCGTTTATGAAATCCTGGGCAAGGAGGGGGATTTCATCGTCCTGACGCCCGGCGGACGGTTCAGCAAGGACATCCCCGGGCTGAAGCCGCTGGCGAAGAAGCTCGTCGAGGGCGGCTATCGGGTGCTGTTGTGGGACCGGCCCAACTGCGGCAAGAGTGACGTCCAGTTCTACGGCCAGAGTGAATCGCACATGCGCGCGGAGACCCTGCAGCAGCTGGTCACCAAGCTCGACATCGGGCCGGTCATCCTGCTCGGCGGATCCGGCGGGGCGCGGGATTCGATGCTGACCACCATGCTCTACCCCGAGTTGGTCACGAAGCTGGTGGTGTGGAATATCGTCGGCGGCGTCTACGGCTCGTTCGTACTCGGGTCCTACTACATTGTGCCGAGCATTCTCGCGGTGCGGGGCGCAGGCATGAAAGCGGTGGCCCAGGTCTCCGAATGGCAGGAACGCATTGCCGAGAACGGCGACAACGCAGCACGATTCGCAGCTGAAGATCCTGCCGAGTTCCTCAAGCTGATGTTACGGTGGCTCAACGCCTTCGTGCCGAAGCCCGGCCAGACGATCCCCGGCGTCGAGGACGAGATGTTCGACAACATCACGGTGCCCACGCTGATCATTCGCGGCGGCGAGAACGATCTGGATCATCCGAAGCGCACCTCACTGGAGGTCAGTTGCCTCATCAGGGGCTCCAAGGTCATCGACCCGCCGTGGCCGGAGGACGCTTGGGAGCGCGCAGGTGAAGCGCGAGCGTCGGGAAAGGTGAAGCGGTTCAACATGTTCGACACCTGGGTGCAGGCCGCCCCGGCGATCCTGGACTTCCTGAAGAAGTCGACGTGA
- a CDS encoding Rieske (2Fe-2S) protein encodes MPEDKAPRLAQGREHVVATVDEIPSGSHKLVPIGRHGVGVYNVNGTYYAIANYCPHEGGPLCAGRARGLNIVDDTVPGDAVMVRDKEYIFCPWHQWGFELATGTTAVKPEWSIRTYPVRVVGNDVLVQA; translated from the coding sequence GTGCCGGAAGACAAGGCACCCCGATTGGCGCAGGGGCGGGAGCACGTCGTCGCCACCGTCGACGAGATCCCCTCGGGATCACACAAATTGGTGCCGATCGGGCGTCACGGCGTCGGCGTCTACAACGTCAACGGCACGTATTACGCGATCGCCAACTACTGTCCGCATGAAGGCGGACCGCTGTGCGCCGGACGCGCCCGAGGGCTCAACATCGTCGACGACACCGTGCCCGGCGACGCCGTGATGGTGCGCGACAAGGAGTACATCTTCTGCCCCTGGCACCAGTGGGGGTTCGAGCTGGCAACGGGCACCACCGCGGTCAAACCTGAGTGGAGTATCCGCACCTACCCCGTCCGGGTCGTCGGCAACGACGTGCTCGTTCAGGCCTGA
- a CDS encoding DUF1214 domain-containing protein, translating to MAFGDGPDDEALYGAWKVFCEKLSVAGAQVFKADNPATSTHRVDALRFLTQNLGQAFDLALETRDTRYPALHAFCGPTRKLGGDCADFTYQQAWIDGESTYRIIGERGTARFINITVQGPRPSGPGVLHEPFGDVPEANLLGGALTVDPDGMVEVYVGGAQRGPNWLPTTAGSRKIFIRQGFDSWDEQPARLRIERVDMAAPKPLPTSDEMLDAIAWAGEFVTAVMDDWPEYPFTYGGVDAEQPNTFPAAATAGDDVLRGRAAANMHWKLAADEALVVEFDAHEGLWMLTNMGVFFNSMDFLYRPVSYTPSRTSIDSDGKVRVVLAHTDPGVQNWMDTQGFHRGNLTYRHMLEGSPAVLRAEVVKHDDLTAVLPADTATVTADERTAQMWTRFTAVRQRYSLL from the coding sequence ATGGCGTTCGGAGACGGACCCGACGACGAGGCACTCTATGGCGCGTGGAAGGTGTTCTGCGAGAAGCTCAGCGTCGCGGGCGCGCAGGTGTTCAAGGCCGACAACCCCGCGACGTCGACGCATCGCGTCGACGCCCTGCGATTCCTCACGCAGAACCTGGGCCAGGCGTTCGATCTGGCGCTGGAGACCAGGGACACCCGTTACCCGGCCCTGCACGCATTCTGCGGGCCCACCCGCAAACTGGGCGGTGACTGCGCCGATTTCACCTATCAGCAGGCGTGGATCGACGGCGAATCGACCTACCGGATCATCGGGGAGCGCGGGACGGCGCGGTTCATCAACATCACCGTCCAGGGCCCGCGACCCAGCGGGCCGGGGGTGCTGCACGAGCCCTTCGGTGATGTGCCCGAGGCGAACCTGCTCGGCGGAGCGCTCACGGTGGACCCCGACGGCATGGTCGAGGTGTATGTGGGTGGAGCGCAACGCGGTCCGAACTGGTTACCCACCACGGCAGGCTCGCGCAAGATCTTCATCCGGCAGGGCTTCGACTCCTGGGACGAGCAGCCCGCCCGGCTACGCATCGAGCGGGTGGACATGGCAGCACCCAAACCGCTGCCGACCTCCGACGAGATGCTTGATGCCATCGCGTGGGCCGGCGAGTTCGTCACTGCAGTGATGGATGACTGGCCCGAGTACCCGTTCACCTACGGGGGAGTCGACGCCGAACAGCCGAACACATTCCCGGCGGCCGCGACGGCGGGAGACGATGTGCTGCGTGGTCGTGCCGCGGCGAACATGCACTGGAAGCTGGCCGCCGACGAGGCCCTCGTCGTCGAGTTCGATGCCCACGAGGGGTTGTGGATGCTCACCAATATGGGCGTCTTCTTCAACAGCATGGATTTCCTGTACCGGCCGGTCAGCTACACGCCCAGCCGCACGAGCATCGACTCCGACGGCAAGGTCAGGGTGGTCCTCGCCCACACCGACCCGGGGGTGCAGAACTGGATGGACACCCAGGGCTTTCACCGCGGCAACCTCACCTACCGGCACATGCTCGAGGGCTCTCCCGCGGTATTGCGTGCCGAGGTGGTCAAGCACGACGACCTGACCGCTGTGCTTCCCGCAGACACCGCGACCGTCACTGCCGACGAGCGGACCGCCCAGATGTGGACACGATTCACCGCAGTCCGGCAGCGCTACTCCTTGCTCTGA
- a CDS encoding acyl-CoA dehydrogenase family protein: protein MQLAFDSDVEEFRAEFSAFLDEHTPSPSQTLERPRSVSHMPQWARDWQRLLFDNGWLLPAQPPEFGGRNATVLQTFVHAEELCRRRIYHSFNPQGVNIIAASLLTFGSEEQKHTWAVPVLRGERTASLGMSEPSAGSDLASLRTKAVRSTDSEGDHFVVNGQKVWTSGAHDADFLLTFVRTDPDAPKHKGISVLLIPTDLDGVVCRPFADMTGLENLDFNEVFFTDVRVPVENLVGPLNGGWGVANGSLGHERTMMWLGFADRIANTIADFRPKDVLERDALATSIMDYEALRLLGSVGIAKAARGEVDVASVSIPKLLGAEAEQRVEGLALEAAGPEGLVHPATSGPYAHMNLDHYFASWFERYCRSFGGTIAGGTSEIQRNIIAQQVLGLPRR from the coding sequence ATGCAGCTGGCTTTCGACTCCGACGTCGAGGAATTCCGAGCCGAGTTCTCCGCCTTCCTCGACGAGCACACCCCGTCACCGTCTCAGACTCTGGAGCGTCCGCGGTCGGTGTCGCACATGCCGCAATGGGCGCGCGACTGGCAGCGGCTGCTGTTCGACAACGGCTGGCTGCTTCCCGCGCAGCCACCTGAGTTCGGCGGCCGAAACGCCACTGTGCTGCAGACATTCGTGCACGCCGAGGAACTGTGCCGTCGACGGATCTACCACAGCTTCAACCCGCAGGGCGTCAACATCATCGCCGCCTCACTGCTGACCTTCGGATCCGAGGAACAGAAGCACACGTGGGCGGTGCCGGTGCTGCGGGGCGAGCGCACCGCCTCCCTCGGTATGAGCGAACCCAGCGCGGGATCCGATCTGGCGTCGCTGCGCACCAAAGCCGTTCGCTCGACGGATTCAGAAGGCGACCACTTCGTCGTCAACGGGCAGAAGGTGTGGACCTCCGGCGCCCACGACGCCGACTTCCTGCTCACGTTCGTGCGGACCGACCCGGACGCACCGAAACACAAGGGAATCAGCGTGCTGCTGATCCCCACCGACCTCGACGGCGTGGTATGCCGGCCGTTCGCCGACATGACCGGACTCGAGAATCTGGACTTCAACGAGGTGTTCTTCACCGATGTCCGAGTGCCCGTCGAGAACCTCGTCGGCCCGCTCAACGGAGGGTGGGGGGTCGCCAACGGCTCACTCGGACACGAACGCACGATGATGTGGCTGGGCTTCGCGGATCGGATCGCCAACACCATCGCGGACTTTCGACCCAAGGACGTCCTGGAGCGCGATGCGCTGGCCACTAGCATCATGGACTACGAGGCGCTGCGTCTGCTCGGATCGGTGGGCATCGCCAAGGCGGCACGCGGCGAAGTCGATGTGGCGTCGGTGTCCATCCCGAAACTGCTTGGCGCAGAGGCTGAGCAGCGGGTCGAGGGTCTTGCTTTGGAAGCCGCCGGCCCCGAAGGCCTCGTCCACCCCGCGACGTCGGGTCCCTACGCGCACATGAATCTCGACCACTACTTCGCCAGCTGGTTCGAGCGCTACTGCCGAAGTTTCGGCGGCACGATCGCGGGCGGTACCTCGGAGATCCAGCGCAACATCATTGCCCAGCAGGTGCTGGGTCTGCCGCGACGATAG
- a CDS encoding sugar phosphate isomerase/epimerase family protein has protein sequence MPEPDERLSVHSVTFSGSRTDELCSHWESIGLRRLSLIDTQLSDPAVVRTLSRQGVSVESVFHLFDTADGLRRVIEAAAGVGARVVYMLTGGREDRTWQDAADRFCEAVRPCVGDAREAGVALAIENASGLYADIHIAHSLRDTVELAERADLGVCIDVFHCWTEAHLPALVDRALPRTELIQLSDYVLGDRALPARAVPGDGSIPIEPLVAQVLAGGYPHGFDLELIGPRIEREGRLEAATRACLTVSAMLSHIAEGG, from the coding sequence ATGCCCGAGCCCGACGAACGCCTGTCTGTCCACAGCGTGACGTTCTCCGGGTCGCGGACGGATGAGCTGTGTTCGCACTGGGAGTCCATCGGGTTACGCCGGCTCAGCCTCATCGACACGCAGCTGTCCGACCCCGCTGTGGTGAGAACGCTGTCGAGGCAGGGCGTTTCGGTGGAATCGGTGTTCCATCTGTTCGACACGGCCGACGGGCTGCGCCGGGTGATCGAGGCGGCCGCCGGGGTGGGCGCCCGAGTGGTGTACATGCTGACCGGCGGGCGGGAAGACCGCACATGGCAGGACGCCGCCGACAGGTTCTGCGAAGCGGTCCGGCCCTGTGTCGGCGATGCGCGGGAGGCGGGGGTGGCGCTGGCGATCGAGAACGCTTCGGGACTGTATGCCGACATCCACATCGCCCACTCGCTGAGGGACACGGTCGAGCTCGCCGAGCGGGCAGATCTCGGCGTCTGCATCGACGTGTTCCACTGCTGGACCGAGGCACACCTGCCCGCCCTCGTCGATCGAGCCCTGCCCCGCACCGAGCTGATCCAGCTCAGCGACTATGTGCTCGGTGACCGGGCGCTGCCCGCCCGTGCGGTCCCCGGCGACGGCTCGATCCCGATCGAACCTCTCGTGGCCCAGGTGCTCGCAGGTGGATATCCGCACGGTTTCGACCTCGAGCTGATCGGGCCGAGGATCGAGCGGGAGGGACGGCTGGAGGCAGCCACGCGCGCATGCTTGACGGTCTCGGCGATGCTTTCCCACATTGCGGAGGGTGGGTAG
- a CDS encoding amidohydrolase family protein, protein MKEFSSGVDGADSVPVIDTSVHIFTQSNKDLRQNFMQEPFRSRGFPDYEMDWYGAPGGEYAKGTEGPDRQYPGSDPELVAQHLFADRGVDIAVLHPMTRGIMPDRHLGTAIAAAHNEMMVTRWLDHQEFGERFRGTIRVNPDDVAGALRQIAKYKDHPRVVQLGVPLQSRELYGKPQFWPLWEAAVDANLPVAVHFEVGSGVMLPPTPNGLTRTYEQFVGFTALNFLYHLMNMIAEGVFERLPSLKFVWADGAADLLTPFMWRMDCFGRPHLEQTPWAPKMPSDYLPGHVFFVEGSLDGPGDVDFAGEWAGFTGKDDMVMYGSSYPHWQLNELSVPSSYSAEQRDKLCWRNAAELYGIEVAATPSVASAAAAQ, encoded by the coding sequence GTGAAGGAATTCAGCAGTGGGGTCGACGGCGCGGATTCCGTCCCGGTCATCGACACCAGCGTGCACATCTTCACCCAGTCCAACAAGGACCTGCGCCAGAACTTCATGCAGGAGCCGTTCCGCAGTCGCGGCTTTCCGGACTACGAGATGGACTGGTACGGCGCCCCTGGCGGCGAGTACGCCAAGGGCACCGAGGGGCCCGACCGCCAGTACCCGGGATCCGATCCGGAGCTGGTGGCCCAGCACCTGTTCGCCGATCGAGGCGTCGACATCGCGGTCCTGCACCCGATGACGCGCGGGATCATGCCGGATCGTCACCTGGGCACCGCAATCGCCGCGGCGCACAACGAGATGATGGTGACCCGATGGCTGGATCACCAGGAGTTCGGCGAACGGTTCCGCGGCACCATCCGGGTCAACCCCGACGATGTCGCAGGCGCGCTGCGGCAGATCGCGAAGTACAAAGATCATCCACGGGTCGTTCAACTCGGCGTGCCCCTGCAGTCTCGTGAGCTCTACGGCAAGCCGCAGTTCTGGCCACTGTGGGAGGCCGCGGTCGATGCGAACCTGCCTGTCGCAGTGCATTTCGAAGTCGGATCGGGTGTCATGCTGCCGCCGACGCCGAACGGCTTGACCCGCACCTATGAGCAGTTCGTCGGTTTCACCGCATTGAACTTCCTCTATCACCTGATGAACATGATCGCCGAGGGCGTGTTCGAGCGACTGCCGTCGCTGAAGTTCGTCTGGGCCGACGGCGCCGCCGACCTGCTGACGCCCTTCATGTGGCGGATGGACTGTTTCGGCCGTCCGCATCTGGAACAGACACCCTGGGCGCCGAAGATGCCCAGCGACTATCTGCCCGGCCACGTCTTCTTCGTCGAGGGCAGCCTGGATGGACCCGGTGATGTCGACTTCGCCGGGGAATGGGCCGGATTCACCGGCAAGGACGACATGGTGATGTATGGATCCAGCTATCCCCACTGGCAGCTCAACGAGCTGTCGGTACCGAGTTCCTACAGCGCCGAGCAACGCGACAAGTTGTGCTGGCGAAACGCCGCAGAGCTCTACGGCATCGAAGTTGCAGCAACTCCATCCGTCGCATCCGCGGCTGCGGCACAGTAG
- a CDS encoding acyl-CoA dehydrogenase family protein → MLLEFDADQRLWQETVRDAVSKQCPASLIRDIAENGVDPAPLWQSYLDAGWTELTESENAVELAIVLEELGRATDPTPFLATLTQFAPLVGDRFEPTGAGAAVYSGVSAIRDADGWVLSGTDRFVLDGDRAERLAVVTPAGVFCVDLRADPGTVTTRRVEVFDPVLHVAEVSLTGVHVLDSDRVPADTERARHVALMGMAITMVGACQRILDLVLEHAKSRQQFGVAIGTFQAVQHKATDMYVAIERARALSYFAALTIAADDPRRRLAAAMAKASAGECQALVFRHGIQLFGAMGFTWENDLQFALKRAKAGEFLLGGAPEHRALIAEEYGRDL, encoded by the coding sequence GTGTTACTCGAGTTCGACGCTGATCAGCGGCTATGGCAAGAGACTGTGCGTGACGCGGTGTCCAAGCAGTGTCCCGCGTCGCTGATCCGCGATATCGCCGAGAACGGCGTCGATCCCGCGCCTCTGTGGCAGAGCTATCTCGACGCGGGGTGGACGGAGCTGACCGAATCCGAAAACGCCGTCGAGCTTGCAATAGTGCTCGAAGAGCTCGGACGGGCCACCGACCCGACGCCGTTCCTGGCGACGCTGACGCAGTTCGCACCCCTGGTCGGGGATCGCTTCGAGCCCACCGGCGCCGGCGCCGCAGTGTATTCAGGGGTGTCCGCGATCCGCGACGCCGACGGCTGGGTGCTTTCCGGAACCGACCGCTTCGTCCTCGATGGCGACCGTGCGGAACGCCTCGCCGTCGTGACGCCGGCCGGAGTCTTCTGTGTCGATCTGCGCGCCGACCCCGGCACCGTCACCACCAGGCGCGTCGAGGTCTTCGACCCGGTGCTCCACGTGGCCGAGGTCTCGTTGACCGGCGTTCACGTCCTCGATTCCGACCGTGTGCCCGCCGACACCGAGCGCGCGCGCCACGTCGCGCTGATGGGCATGGCCATCACGATGGTCGGCGCGTGCCAACGCATTCTGGATCTCGTGCTGGAGCACGCGAAGAGCCGCCAGCAGTTCGGGGTGGCGATCGGCACCTTCCAGGCCGTCCAGCACAAGGCAACCGACATGTATGTCGCGATCGAGCGCGCACGGGCGCTCTCGTACTTCGCGGCGCTGACCATCGCCGCGGACGACCCGCGCCGCCGCCTGGCCGCGGCGATGGCGAAGGCTTCGGCAGGGGAGTGTCAGGCCCTGGTCTTCCGGCACGGGATCCAGCTCTTCGGTGCCATGGGATTCACCTGGGAGAACGACCTGCAGTTCGCGCTCAAGCGGGCCAAGGCAGGCGAATTCCTGCTCGGCGGTGCCCCTGAGCACCGGGCGTTGATCGCGGAGGAATACGGAAGGGATCTGTAA
- a CDS encoding sulfotransferase family protein — MSALLDAGAMLARAETETGLTDYGDPSLARRFGAAVDLLNDLGMDSHGRRRAADVCHWLLTTRLEFFADRERYPVADEIIDSPMFVTGEPRSGTTLMHALMSVDPDARALRFWEVMYPSPPPGVTGPDDARRARADADWREINAKLPKWLHSHPYNDMLGDGLPEDERTWAFDFRVMTPTAWWRVPMQTVVGGLPTDPPAQYRIHRAMLQQFQYNRPRKYWVLKGFHGFRLAELFATYPDARLLWLHRDPVQVAASRTMMMADILEGIVGPVDLHAAAKMHLELTRASVANTMTNPLVSDPRIRHVRYTDFVADPVGTVRGYYDFCGRMLVGAAETRMRDYLAANKGDRHGKFRYSTRLLTDIGEDLDALHEEFRPFRDRFGVDVEKRD, encoded by the coding sequence ATGAGCGCACTGTTGGATGCCGGGGCCATGCTCGCCCGGGCAGAAACCGAGACTGGTCTGACCGACTACGGTGACCCCTCACTTGCCCGACGCTTCGGCGCGGCGGTCGACCTCCTCAACGATCTGGGCATGGATTCGCACGGGCGCCGCCGAGCCGCCGACGTGTGCCACTGGTTGCTCACCACCCGGCTGGAGTTCTTCGCCGACCGCGAGAGGTATCCCGTCGCGGACGAGATCATCGACAGTCCGATGTTCGTCACCGGTGAACCCCGTTCGGGCACAACGTTGATGCATGCGCTGATGTCGGTCGACCCGGACGCCCGCGCGCTGCGCTTCTGGGAGGTGATGTACCCATCGCCACCGCCCGGTGTCACCGGACCCGACGATGCCCGCCGGGCACGCGCCGACGCCGACTGGCGCGAGATCAATGCGAAGTTACCGAAATGGCTGCACAGTCATCCGTACAACGACATGCTCGGCGACGGGCTCCCCGAGGACGAGCGCACGTGGGCGTTCGACTTCCGGGTCATGACGCCGACGGCGTGGTGGCGGGTTCCGATGCAGACGGTGGTCGGCGGACTCCCGACGGATCCGCCGGCGCAGTACCGCATCCACCGGGCGATGCTGCAGCAGTTCCAGTACAACCGGCCGCGGAAGTACTGGGTTCTCAAGGGCTTCCACGGCTTCAGGCTTGCCGAGCTCTTCGCCACCTACCCTGACGCGCGGCTGCTGTGGTTGCACCGCGATCCGGTGCAGGTGGCGGCGTCGCGCACGATGATGATGGCCGACATCCTGGAAGGCATCGTCGGGCCGGTAGACCTGCATGCCGCGGCGAAAATGCACCTGGAGCTGACGCGCGCGAGCGTCGCGAACACGATGACGAACCCACTCGTGAGCGACCCGCGGATCAGGCATGTCCGGTACACGGACTTCGTCGCTGACCCGGTGGGGACGGTGCGTGGCTACTACGACTTCTGCGGCAGAATGTTGGTCGGCGCAGCGGAGACGCGGATGCGCGACTATCTGGCCGCCAACAAGGGCGATCGCCACGGCAAGTTCCGGTACTCGACGCGGCTGCTCACCGACATCGGGGAAGACCTTGACGCGCTGCACGAGGAGTTCCGGCCGTTCCGGGACCGTTTCGGTGTCGACGTCGAGAAGCGCGATTGA